In Papaver somniferum cultivar HN1 chromosome 9, ASM357369v1, whole genome shotgun sequence, the genomic stretch ATAAACTATAAACATTCCCAAATCATGGCCATGCATCTTTGAACCGTAACGATGGAAATTAGTTCATTGTGGTGGAAAGTATGACCTAATTAATTCTAAAACAGAAAATTCCCATTTTCTTCTCTCATTTTCTCACAAATACAAACCAATTCAACTAAACACAATTACAATAGTGAGATTCGAGTAAGTTTGCACAAACTAATTcaagtaataattttttttttattctgtgtTTTTTTGAAACAATACTAGCAAAGTACTTAAATCCCCTTGACTAGATCCTTAGATGATACATGTAAAACATGCTAAATTTTTATAGAGTTCTACTAATCATTACTATTAGTATTACTAAGGGATAGCCTAAGAGTGTTTAAGGCACCTGAGCGTTAGATTTTTTTTGGGGGCACAAAAGGTACAAACTGTCACAACATCAACACCTTCAAAAGAACTTCGTCCCGAAGTTCAAAATAAAATTCAGAAGTGAAAAGAATTACCTTGAGTCACTATACGAGTAGGACTGATGAGCTCCAAACGCACAGTACCGAATGAACcggaactgctctgataccaactgtaacAGATCAGAGAATTTTTGCTTCCAACGGATCGGGTTACGATCCGCTTGGCCAGCTCCGACTCTCTGATCGCCACTCAAGAAACTAGACTTTCAAAATTTCGGACCAATTCGATTAAGGGTCAAGTAAATATCAGAATTGTCAGAGTAGTTCTGGATACAAGCCACCATCGGCCAGTGCTAATggtcttccgggtagccaccgaggtggtggggtgccCTAGTGGGCCTGACAACACACACCGCATCAGACGGGTGAGTAATGGCCAGTGCCAAtgtcagggtagttctggttaccagccatcgttgccgcaacgatcttccgggtagccacccattggtggggtgccccagtgggcctgacaatctcaccgtcccagacggttcaTCCAGATGTAGTGGGGGTGCCAATTATGGCCCagtagatggtatgaactgccttGCAGTAACCATTCCTTTTCAGATGATATAAGTTACTTCGCACGATAATAACCATTGCCTAACTCACTAGCCGAGGcagatgatatgaattaccttGAATGGTAATAATCATCTCTTGTCTCACAGATTGTATGGTTATCAAATGGTATGAATTATCTCGAAGACGCAACAATCATCTCATTATTGGGTAGTATTAACAGCCAGTACTGCAACTACCTCTTACCAACATTTTACAAATTTCTAGGGTTGCAATCATTTCcgaatagatggtatgaactgccaagCAGCAACCAAcactttcagatgatatgaacaaccttgcatagttgtgctgaaccgcatagcggctgcctaTGTACCCTCTCCGTTGCGTGAAGGGATTAAGCACGACCGTAGTTTGTCATGGTTCAGATAGTATGAACTACCCTCACTAGTAGCAACTATCTCTAACGTAGATTGTATGAACTGTTTGTCGTGTCAGCAACAATCTCTTACAATGGATAATATGAATTGCATAGCAATAACTATCCCCAGTTATCAATCAATGACAAGATGTCAATGTCTATTTATATTTGTACCCTCACCTGCTCATCTATATTTGCATCTGCACTTGAGCCCAACGACTATAATAATAGATTGGCAATTCTCAAAGGCACCAAACTGAAGAGTTATGAATTTAAAAATACAACATATACATCATGGTAATCTTTCTTCTAGCATTAGAAACTTTACCTCAAATTGCTAGTATCGAAGAGATATAAGAGTCCTCTTCTTTCAGGATTTTTATCGAACACTTTGCAAGTAAAGCTTGTGGTGATGAGAAATCCCATGTGATATATACTCTAAAAACATTTATAACTTATTTCCCTGGAAAGTTGATTTAGGGAATGCACCCAAGTTTCCTAATCAACGATAAACTATAAACATTCCCAAATCATGGCCATGCATCACACAATTAAACCGCAACGATGGAAATTAGTTCATTGTGGTGGAAAGTATGAGCTAATTAATTCTAAAACAGAAAATTCCCATCTTCTTCTCTCATTTTCTCACAAATATAAACCAATTCAACTAAACACAATTACAATAGTGAGATTCGAGTAAGTTTGCACAAACTAATTcaagtaataattttttttttattctgtgtTTTTTTGAAACAATACTAGCAAAGTACTTAAATCCCCTTGACTAGATCCTTAGATGACACATGTAAAACATGATAAATTTTTATAGAGTTCTACTAATCATCACTATTAGTATTACTAAGGGATAGCCTAAGAGTGTTTAAGGTACCTGAgcgttagattttttttttggacagaaAAGGTACAAACTGTCACATGCAGAAAGGATTATGTCTCTACTCTAGATGATATCCCGGAGGAAAAACCCTACGAAGGAATATCTAGTTGTAACTCTATAACGCACTTCTTACCAAATCTAACAATGATATACCttgtgagtctaatcaactcctaaagaactgtttagaaaaacttgagttgggaATTAAGAAAAATCAAAGATTAATTCTAGAACTTGAAAACCTTATGAAACCCCTGTCAGATAAAACTCAAAAGGTAAAATCTGAGCAAGAAAAATTGGTTGACAAACCAAAAAGGTCAGAAGGTAAATCTTCTGGTAATATGTTAAGTTCTTTATGTGGAGAAAATAACCACACTTCCATCTTCCATGGAAATCTCCAAAAAAATAAATCCATCAAAGCACTTCGCAAGGGCCTAAAGATTTTGAAGGCTGGTGAGTTTATTAGATCTCAAAAAGGAGTTGCAGACTCTTGCAATAACAAgagaaagaaacaacacagagaaACACAATCTATTGTGTTTATAAATCATCTTAAGGATGTCTTTGTTGTCTATGGTGAGATTAATCCTCACCTCAGCAGACGCTGATTGTTTTGAAagatgcatcctcacttgtttcccaaaattctgattgtgaggaggCATAAAACTGGGCAGAATGTGCAAATATGTTTGTTAGGTAACAATAATCTCATAATCGATATCTTTTACTTTTGGGATaaatatattcggtttccataaaccaaattatatcaccccttgattttctcctattatatatatatattgttcttGTCTGAAAGAAGATTATCTTGCATCAGTGGAGAAATCGGTAAAGGAAGGGTCATcccttgatgatttagcactgaGTGCATCGGTTATGACCGAAACTCATGATGTATCTCAACATGATAATCTTCAAGATGCTCTAAGAAAACAAATTCTTACTGTTAGAAGTTGCATTAGACatcatgagctgatgataaaggaATCTTCTACTGGAAAAAGAAGTGCTCAGAAAAATTTGAATCCAGTATTCGAAAGCGATTTTCACAAGACTCGTGATTGGAAGagaaatagacatcagtttttgatttatttcaattattgtataaggtctatttttgaataaaactatctattattaatgaataaaattattattttataatttttcttgtgatagatttccgattacatagcatgtgcttgaatgctttaaaTTATTgatatgtgtttatgggatgtctgatttcggttttcataaccttaatattcgatctcatatgatgtaaacccttatggtttgtgtggctttttgatttagcgggattaagttgtagcccttgttggtaggctttatcaaaggatcataaggtgttccgattgagactcatatgtaaaaagtcacaatgtgttgaatcaatttgtgtttacatgagttgtgtttagcataaaaaTCTTTGTTTCGGGTTtttaacttttgctattggcacacattagctaaaaccgattcaacctttctctggtaaaggttgctctttgttgttgttcttttgttcttgcgagaatatgacaacataatgggggagagttctaacttgaacttgcgcttaatgatatatgtttctggggagaagaggatgtggaatctgaggtaacgaatttgttagttcaTCGTTTTCCCGcttaagaaaagcctaattttatttcatatattttgcttttgcttaacaaaatttcggtacaattgatatttattccattatgtatgtgtatggatgtgtgtgtgtgtgtgatttaattttttccggttaagaaaaactgtgtcaatttatttggcttattgtttgatatcttctttattatttggtatcaagtgtttttgcttaacgaaatttcggtgcaattgcggtgctgtaatgtctatgtttgtttcaattgcttccggttaagagaaataatagtgcaagtcaatttacttggtttgtatgtatttttatggcttaacaaaatacgagatcatttgtttagtccaattcgattccggataagagaaactaagttaatttcaATCTTAGTTggacttatcaaattgaaggattcggtaattcaagtctaattgaattccttgacaagaaaatactagttaactaacctattacttgtcttgtctaaagtgaaacgtcttagttattgtctgaataactagaacctgatgagaaaatatagttaattctgatctttattttggtcttatcgaaataagcgattgtatttgtgcaattggtttaacaagggaactaagtttcttagtcaatttgttaaactattgggTAAAATTACTTCGGGCaactgtttccttgataacatattaaaaccaaattacttgtagtttcggttttgatattggttatctaaaatggtatgtgaaaccttcgtgcttaactcttataggttttacaagtcttttagatttgcaaaatcctttcggtttgacctttatttgctcgaacctttgtcattttgtgacaaaaagggggagaaatatatggagtaaacaagtgatttataaTCACTAAAGAaaagacaattgtgcttaaacgttatatgtaacgaaagagtaaagcattgactagggggggaaacatatcatattgttattgtagttatcttgactacaaatggggaataacaaagatgttcggattgaaaatctacctatcttgcctttagggggagtattagctttgttattcaaatgtcaacagcggcatttatagattgaatatatgcaggttattgtgttgttgaaacttggaatcaagcgtatgaataatgaattcttataatttgtttatccatatatattaagagttttgtcactaaaattgataaaggggagattgttagagcatagatcggttgaacccaccaagcgttggtatgtcaagtttgtttgtcatattttagtgaatcaaaactcatctaagagtcgcttgattatgtactagagacaacttcatataggttagactagaaagtctaggattatgagacatacaagtattactcgaagacctgaagaatgtgaagaagtaacaagctacaacgacgacatcgtccttcctattgaggttagtaatattgacttgaactgtttcattcctaacgtatctttcaagtcgtgctatattgaaaacataactgcgaagctgtgaatgattataatctagtagtgagacatgatcacatgaacatagtgttaaggaattagaatacgaagtataacgcttatcttttgaacttcgtatatatgacatcgacataatcgtatgaatgctattgtgattatatgtatgggtaaaggtgaagatttcatcataggaaacaatgtttacatttgttaaaggaagtacattcatgaacttgttttatgaatcgaaagggaaattgctaggcttattggtattgttattcatattttttttgcttaatcacaTATTTTATTAATTGAAAGGCAAAAACAATACAAAGTTTGAgaccaaaagaaaagcaaaaTTACAAAGCCCAAATGACCAGGCCCAAGTTTTCCTTAACTAAGCAAATTTGTAATAAACAGTGTCAGGCATTTCTATGAGCTTTAAAAACAAAGGTCTTCTTGTGTGCATAACTCTCTCTCCTGCATTCAATTATGCACCCCTTTTAGCCAAAGAATCTGCAGAAAAATTAATCTCACGATAGCAGTGTTCAAAAATTATATCTTTCATTTGCCTTATAGCATTTCTCCATCTTGTTTTTATGAACCAAGGAACCAATCCTGTGCTAAACTCATTGATAACTGACTTAGAGTCAGACCTGATGATTAATCTTGTAGCATTTAAGAGAATATCCCATTCAACAACACATAAAACAGCAAAGCATTCAACTATATAATTGGTTGTGATTCCTAACCCACCTGACAGAGTGCCAATAGTGCTGCAATGTTCATCCTTGACTATGATGCCAAATCCTGCATTTCCTGGGTTTCCAAATGAAGTCCCATCACAGCAAAGCAACAAATAACCCTGGTTTGGAGGGCTCCAATAACAAGCTTTGATGCAACTGTATTTAGAAAATCTGACACCCATCTTGAAAAATTCAATAATTTGTTGATCATAAGATTGTCCCCATCTTGAACCCTTCATTCTGCAGCCACCCTCATGTACTAATTTCCATATTCTACACTTGAAACTATTTAAATCAGGTTCAACTTCTTCAaatagttttttatttctttgaaaCCAAAGTTCTTTCATGGTTGCACAAGCTGCAGTCATCCAAATTTCCTTAACTAAAGGGATATTCCTCTGAGTTGCTTTACAAATATCTTCAAAAGATGTTGGATTAGAGAAATCAAAGATAGAGCATATCCAAGACCAGATCTGCACACTGAAATTATAGTTCCAAAGTGTATGGTTCATACAATCTTGGTTTTCTTTGCAAATACAGTATCTGGAGACCATTTCAAACCCATTGTTTCTCATTATGTCATCATTAACATAGATTTTATGTTGAAGTTTCCAAATGTTGCTCGCTATAGttgggtattgttattcattgcatatctttgggttaccaatatgtgtgagttagtagaaccgatcataatttgttatgtatcttggtataaccaatcacagtgcctgacttatgatgtGGTATGactttattagtgtaaccgaccctacgtaatcacctaagatggtatgatcgattttcataattggtgtgaccgatcctagtaattagtgtgaccgatcacaaaagatttatgtaatcgatccttgtaattggtgtaactggttctagtaattggtgtaaccgatcctagtaacttctgtaaccgatcacaagtaataccatgagtatatggtaaccagtcctggtaattgacgtaaccggtcctggtaattgacgtaaccgatcctggtaactgacgtaaccggtcctggtaacttgtgtgttaGATCACAAGCAAACCATATTGTGGTAGaatcgatccttgtgtttggtaaaaccgtgaacaCATGATTAGTGAGTTGATATTTGATGAATCGCATAGttttcttggaatacagatgaaccaatcataaacttgtttggaagtgtggtataatcgattccaagattgtaaatatgaaagaggatttacaaagaaaagatgtcaacgtactttgaacatgaacaataactcttatctttgattgttaaaagatattccttattaactcaaggagatcccggtccaaaataaattaaaaatcttttaattaaggttgttagttttatttgctttaattaccagcaattaaatgcatatctataGGAAAGTACCCtcattaggcgaaatctcttacgaccgctcgtttaaagacttctgtgggatcaagaagctctacgagtaccgttggtgggaaactagataattgcagtttattttagttttcgattgatttgattgactaacggttgttgaactttgattccacctaggttgtttattcttgagaatcttatcttctgatataagattcacttaaactagatcgaagtgtggGAGGGATCtctagaactgtttgtagatctaaagaaatattgtgataatccattgttaacagacttcgttctgtgcgtgattgatcacaagagattcaagtggtgttgtgcaggtgtttatttaagattaaataagatttgaagacaaagaagatttcttatttggtttttATATCTTTGTGTGTGCGCAAACCTTGATCGCTGGGATCCAACAAGAAtcatatttattcgattgattagttgcgtgagatcggcatcaccttatagtttcttgttggaacctatattgattgattgcaaatttaaactctgctacttcggtagttgttggatagattgatataaccaggcaaaggagtttattagttaaacggaagagcctttgcatatgacttgagatatctacattgataagtgcataattcatataatTTTAGTGTCTATTCCATACTTTttttagttattattcttgcatattttcgtattattactcttgttttctcttatttgtctcaattaggtgaatcatccaaaaaggagctacaaagtgctgaaaataggtaggaagagaagtattccaagcattcaagttcccaagtccaagagaagtggaagaaaaacgATGAAAATGAGCAAAactctcaaaatcaagagaagggtcaaataccgatcttaactcattaaaattaaggatttctcatcatcatcttgaagagaattgaaagatagaAAATAATGCAAagagaatgagttcattccgagttcggacgaagaaattgtggccaaaacgagtttttattgaataccgaagacagtaaggtacgcatacgggtacgcgtaccttagttccgaaaaatttctgctggaatttgtacgCACACctagcaagtaggaaaacgtgtataaactccttggaaggcctaagggcacgtttgggaacgcTATTTCtttattttgggtcgggttcttgaacccaactaaatacgtgaaggccaagcaacgTAAACTtataaaaaggtgttaggttatgtaaaatgagatcatatcattaggtcacgaaattgtaagtcttggagaggaaaaatatcaaagctagggtttcagagcgattctcaatcgtaacgtTGTCTCtctacttttctcatatgtatatcatggatgtttctacatccatgagtatgataaaaacctattgattgaggatgaattctaag encodes the following:
- the LOC113311946 gene encoding uncharacterized protein LOC113311946; translation: MRNNGFEMVSRYCICKENQDCMNHTLWNYNFSVQIWSWICSIFDFSNPTSFEDICKATQRNIPLVKEIWMTAACATMKELWFQRNKKLFEEVEPDLNSFKCRIWKLVHEGGCRMKGSRWGQSYDQQIIEFFKMGVRFSKYSCIKACYWSPPNQGYLLLCCDGTSFGNPGNAGFGIIVKDEHCSTIGTLSGGLGITTNYIVECFAVLCVVEWDILLNATRLIIRSDSKSVINEFSTGLVPWFIKTRWRNAIRQMKDIIFEHCYREINFSADSLAKRGA